The window TGCTCGCACCGCTCGGGACGGCCGCCCGGCCGAAGGCGCCGCCCGAAAGAAAAATGTCCGCCTCGACGGTGGGGTTTCCCCGCGAGTCGAGTACCTCTCTGCCAATCACCTGTACGATGGTCGTCATCGATCCGCTCCTTCCCCGCTTCGCTTCCCCGGGCCGGCGAAGAGGGCCGGCGGGGAAAGACGGGTTTCTTCACTGTTCCTGCAGGACAAGAAAAGAGTAGCCCATTTCGAGCAGCTTCGGGAAGCGCCGCGATTTCCTCCGCCGCCCGTCCCGCAAAACTCAATCCGCGCGGCTGTCCGCCCCCAGTTTCTTGAGTTCTTCCTGGAATTCCTTCAGCGTCCCGAACGAGCGGTAGACGGAGGCGAAACGGACGTAGGCCACCTGATCGATATCCCGCAACTCCTCCATCACCTTCTCGCCCACCGCCTTGCTGGAGACTTCCTTCTCCCCGATCTCGAGGATAAACCGCTCCACCCGATCCACGATGGCCTCGCGGTCCTCGGCCGAAACGGGGCGCTTCTCCAGCGCCTTCTCGATCCCGAACCGTATCTTGTCCCGGTCATAGGCGACGCGCTGGCCGTCCTTCTTCACGACGTAGGGCCAGGACACCTCGGGGCGCTCATAGGTCGTAAACCGATGGCCGCAGCTTTCGCACTCCCTTCGGCGGCGGACCGAAGTCCCCTCCTTGGTGGTGCGGCTGTCCACCACTCGGCTGTCGGGAAATCCACATGTGGAGCATTTCATAGGGAACCGTCCAGGGCGGCGGTCCGAATCTCAGGCGGTGGTTTGGGTGGAATTCTCCAGCGCGGCGATCTTCGCGAGACGGCGCGCATGACGGCCGCCCTCGAATTCCGTATCGAGCCAGAGGCGCACCAGCTTCTTCGCCTCCTCGTGATCCACGCGCCCCCCACCCAGGGCAAGCACGTTGGCGTCATTGTGCTGGCGGCACAACTTCACGGCCGATTCATCCTCGCAGGCGACGGCGCGCACGCCGGGAAACTTGTTGGCCACGATGACCATCCCGGCCGCAGAGCCGCAGCACAGGATCGCCCGATCGGACTCGCCCTCGCTCACGGCGCGGGCGGCGG of the bacterium genome contains:
- the nrdR gene encoding transcriptional regulator NrdR — its product is MKCSTCGFPDSRVVDSRTTKEGTSVRRRRECESCGHRFTTYERPEVSWPYVVKKDGQRVAYDRDKIRFGIEKALEKRPVSAEDREAIVDRVERFILEIGEKEVSSKAVGEKVMEELRDIDQVAYVRFASVYRSFGTLKEFQEELKKLGADSRAD
- the rpiB gene encoding ribose 5-phosphate isomerase B is translated as MKSIALASDHAGFQLKENIRAFLEAEGITVKDYGTGSEEPCDYPDFAAPAARAVSEGESDRAILCCGSAAGMVIVANKFPGVRAVACEDESAVKLCRQHNDANVLALGGGRVDHEEAKKLVRLWLDTEFEGGRHARRLAKIAALENSTQTTA